Proteins co-encoded in one Sulfuricaulis limicola genomic window:
- a CDS encoding Maf family protein, with the protein MIYLASASPRRQELLRQLGVEFDVMPSNIHEVRAAGESPAQYVARVAGDKARRVAQWVRERGLPAHPVLGADTEVVIDGEILGKPENAAHGMDMLRRLAGRTHEVLSAVCVWHREKEYTALSTSRVTFRPLTPAEIEQYWKTGEPRDKAGAYAIQGRAAAFIAKLEGSYSGVMGLPLYELDEILRKIGTDGI; encoded by the coding sequence ATGATTTATCTCGCCTCTGCTTCGCCCCGCCGGCAGGAATTGCTGCGCCAGCTGGGCGTCGAGTTCGACGTCATGCCATCCAATATCCACGAGGTTCGCGCGGCCGGTGAATCGCCGGCGCAATACGTGGCGCGCGTCGCCGGCGACAAGGCGCGCCGGGTAGCGCAGTGGGTCAGGGAGCGCGGGCTGCCGGCGCATCCGGTGCTGGGCGCGGACACGGAAGTGGTCATCGATGGGGAAATCCTGGGTAAACCGGAGAACGCGGCGCATGGCATGGACATGTTGCGTCGCCTGGCCGGGCGCACGCACGAGGTCCTGTCCGCCGTGTGCGTGTGGCATCGCGAAAAGGAATACACGGCACTGAGCACGAGTCGCGTGACGTTCCGTCCGCTAACGCCGGCGGAAATCGAGCAGTACTGGAAAACCGGCGAACCCCGGGACAAGGCCGGTGCCTACGCGATCCAGGGCCGCGCCGCGGCGTTTATCGCGAAGCTGGAGGGCAGCTATTCCGGCGTTATGGGGCTGCCATTGTATGAATTGGATGAAATTTTGCGCAAGATTGGGACGGATGGTATATGA
- the rsfS gene encoding ribosome silencing factor has translation MPKAASAKKTQSWIQHALEDAKARDVTVLDVRKISDFTDYMVIATGTSNRHVQSTADRVAEALRSHGVRAVGVEGGKIGDWVLIDFGDVIVHVMREEIRDFYNLEKLWSDAKRVEAGENRKAAKTPRTPRKAKAVKK, from the coding sequence ATGCCCAAAGCCGCCTCCGCCAAAAAAACCCAAAGCTGGATTCAGCACGCACTGGAAGACGCCAAGGCACGCGATGTCACGGTGCTCGACGTGCGCAAGATCAGCGATTTCACCGACTACATGGTGATCGCCACCGGCACCTCGAACCGGCACGTGCAGTCCACGGCCGACAGGGTCGCGGAAGCGCTGCGTTCCCATGGCGTGCGCGCCGTGGGCGTCGAGGGCGGAAAGATCGGTGACTGGGTGCTGATCGACTTCGGCGACGTTATCGTGCATGTCATGCGCGAGGAGATACGTGATTTCTACAACCTCGAAAAACTCTGGTCCGACGCCAAGCGCGTTGAGGCAGGCGAAAACAGGAAGGCCGCCAAGACGCCAAGGACGCCAAGAAAAGCAAAAGCTGTGAAAAAATGA
- a CDS encoding YhdP family protein: MKKRLRQYVFHIGRVTWHVSRWTLYLAAVLLVLLTIVFIVARFLLPMIAGQKQNLEEYLSQRSGHQVRIESLSAHWDGLYPGAQVRGLQVYVADAARPAIRLSEVRLSLALLPLLWGRIEINSLVVVNPSLALERLPDGRFRISGFDPLAPVERGQDEKFVGWLFQQGRLEIENGELQWFDHREAGPALRLAQVNLSLRNSGDRHRLGFSARFPDGICDECSLALDISGNPLTSPEWDGDIYLRTTQINISALPLIAREKLPDTLRGKFALQLRSEWDEGRPVSVGGSVKVSGLRLPVPGWETPLGIREASGDLSWRTTREGWRLDVANPLFGLEGPAWAGGHLRIVRRPEASEFHIKHVDVGDITGFVTRLKGEIAESAKNIPGNAAGLFDAWLATKPDGSVENFSLRLQGDWMSPVDYSLDADIKDGTVLPYQKYPGARGVSGHLSLSRNTGNFRIDSIGMDLSLPQIFRAPLAAERVNGDLSWEKFADYWLVKGNRLRLSGADGRGTGKLSLQLPHDHDLSPVLKLRVDFQDGNGAHAARYYPASHLKPATLAWMEGSFIAGDITEGYLVYDGPIRDFPFRHGTGKFELRGHVRNGIYRFLPGWEPVKQAEVDVTIDGSEVTVVGGGKIGKLDATQVVVQSRYSGADHHIVHVGGKVSGALNETLNVLRAAKPEPGSARWLAYLPSGLQGSGAGILSLDITIPLADVHSTALQGEYRFMKNTLRFAGSPAADAVEGSVRFTQAGLHEGALRARFLGGETVLSAAQREGRLFVQGQGAITAQGLAPVIGTRIAARLGGAASWSGTWQDKGNTGELRAEADLRGLKASLPAPLDFPDGLLDDKLVVRTESARPDHILLALQGGNRVNGRIALARQTQGWDFAGARINFSGAPATAPTTRDVYIRADLAEVNADQWLPLLGEKTTDAPEFLARVSANVNALTLFDRQFGKLAIDFSRRRDIWQGTVHGAAVAGSVNFSGKGPTLRYEMDLAHLKLPDAQHKRSDTPTDPRRLPAVVLRSKSFELRGKSLGELDFLAAPDNDGWRIERFNLARPDMKLNANGRWDFDGKNHVSRFNIEFSSPDMGKTMEAFGAPDQLAGGEAQVKSQLSWSGSPANPQLAALSGKVDVSAKKGRFLQVKSGAGRLFGLLDLSAIGRYLTLDFTPVFGKGLIYDRIQGEIKIEKGNAYTSGFSIRGPATQLDIGGRIGLATEDFDLALELQPKISDTVTIATWGVLGPQVAAAVLAVQKLFKKQIAAGTRITYVVKGPWDNPVITKLVKGEASNAPTEPGKAGDEAGVQ, translated from the coding sequence ATGAAGAAGCGACTGCGCCAGTACGTCTTTCATATCGGTCGCGTGACATGGCACGTGAGCCGCTGGACCCTGTACCTGGCGGCGGTGCTACTGGTGCTGTTGACGATCGTTTTCATCGTCGCGCGTTTCCTGCTGCCGATGATCGCCGGGCAGAAGCAGAATCTCGAGGAGTACCTGAGCCAGCGTTCCGGACACCAGGTACGCATCGAATCGCTGAGTGCCCACTGGGACGGCCTGTATCCCGGGGCGCAGGTGCGCGGATTGCAGGTATACGTCGCCGACGCTGCCCGGCCCGCGATCCGGCTGAGCGAAGTCCGCCTGAGTCTGGCGCTGCTGCCCCTGCTGTGGGGCAGGATCGAAATCAACAGTCTGGTGGTGGTGAATCCGAGCCTGGCGCTGGAGCGGCTGCCGGACGGCCGCTTCCGCATTTCCGGTTTCGACCCGCTCGCGCCGGTCGAGCGCGGGCAGGACGAGAAGTTCGTCGGCTGGCTGTTCCAGCAGGGGCGGCTGGAGATCGAGAACGGCGAGCTGCAATGGTTCGATCACCGCGAGGCCGGCCCGGCGCTGCGCCTGGCGCAAGTGAACCTGAGTCTGCGCAACAGCGGCGACCGGCACCGTCTCGGATTCAGCGCCAGGTTTCCGGACGGGATATGCGACGAATGTTCCCTTGCCCTGGACATCAGCGGCAATCCGCTGACGTCTCCCGAATGGGATGGCGACATCTACCTGCGCACCACGCAAATCAATATCAGCGCCCTGCCATTGATCGCGCGCGAAAAGCTGCCGGACACCTTGCGCGGGAAATTTGCGCTGCAACTGCGGTCCGAATGGGACGAAGGGCGTCCGGTTTCGGTCGGAGGTTCGGTGAAGGTTTCCGGCCTGCGCCTGCCGGTCCCGGGGTGGGAAACGCCGCTCGGGATTCGCGAGGCGAGCGGGGACCTGAGCTGGCGCACGACCCGCGAAGGCTGGCGTCTCGACGTGGCCAATCCGCTGTTCGGTCTGGAAGGCCCGGCGTGGGCGGGTGGCCATTTGCGCATCGTGCGCCGGCCGGAGGCGAGTGAATTCCATATCAAGCACGTGGATGTGGGTGATATCACCGGTTTCGTGACGCGCCTGAAAGGTGAAATCGCCGAGAGCGCGAAAAATATCCCGGGCAATGCGGCCGGACTGTTTGATGCCTGGCTGGCGACCAAACCCGACGGGAGTGTCGAGAATTTCAGCCTGCGCCTGCAGGGCGACTGGATGTCACCCGTGGATTATTCCCTGGATGCGGATATCAAGGATGGCACCGTGCTTCCGTACCAGAAATATCCAGGCGCACGCGGTGTGAGCGGTCATCTGTCCCTGTCGCGCAACACCGGGAATTTCCGGATCGATTCGATCGGCATGGATCTGTCGCTGCCGCAGATATTCCGCGCCCCCCTGGCCGCCGAACGCGTCAACGGCGACCTGAGCTGGGAGAAATTTGCCGATTACTGGCTGGTCAAAGGCAACCGTCTGCGCCTGTCCGGCGCGGACGGCCGCGGCACCGGCAAGCTCAGCCTGCAACTGCCGCACGACCATGACCTGTCACCGGTGCTGAAACTGCGCGTCGATTTTCAGGACGGCAACGGCGCGCACGCCGCGCGTTATTATCCGGCGTCACATCTGAAACCCGCGACGCTCGCCTGGATGGAGGGCTCTTTCATCGCCGGCGACATCACCGAAGGCTATTTGGTCTACGACGGACCCATACGGGATTTTCCCTTTCGCCATGGCACCGGAAAATTCGAGCTGCGCGGACATGTGCGCAACGGCATTTACCGTTTTCTTCCCGGCTGGGAGCCGGTGAAGCAGGCGGAAGTGGACGTGACCATCGACGGCTCCGAGGTAACGGTGGTTGGCGGCGGGAAAATCGGCAAGCTCGACGCCACGCAGGTGGTGGTGCAATCACGCTATTCCGGCGCGGACCATCATATTGTGCATGTCGGCGGCAAGGTAAGCGGCGCGCTCAATGAAACGCTGAATGTATTGCGCGCGGCAAAGCCCGAACCCGGCAGCGCGCGCTGGCTGGCCTACCTGCCGTCCGGTTTGCAGGGATCGGGCGCGGGCATCCTCAGTCTCGATATCACGATACCGCTGGCCGATGTGCATTCCACCGCGCTCCAGGGAGAGTACCGGTTCATGAAAAACACGCTGCGATTCGCCGGTTCGCCGGCGGCGGATGCCGTCGAGGGCAGCGTGCGTTTCACGCAGGCGGGCCTGCACGAGGGCGCCCTGCGCGCGCGTTTCCTCGGTGGCGAGACCGTGCTGTCCGCGGCGCAGCGCGAAGGCCGGTTGTTCGTGCAGGGCCAGGGCGCCATCACGGCTCAGGGTCTGGCGCCCGTGATCGGAACCCGCATCGCCGCGCGTCTCGGCGGCGCCGCCAGCTGGTCCGGCACCTGGCAGGACAAGGGCAATACCGGCGAATTGCGCGCCGAGGCCGATCTGCGCGGCCTCAAGGCCTCGCTGCCCGCGCCGCTCGACTTTCCGGACGGACTGCTGGACGACAAGCTCGTGGTCCGGACCGAGTCGGCCCGTCCCGATCATATCCTGCTGGCGCTCCAGGGCGGCAACCGCGTGAACGGCAGGATTGCCCTGGCGCGCCAGACGCAGGGCTGGGATTTTGCCGGCGCGCGCATCAACTTCTCCGGCGCGCCGGCGACGGCGCCCACAACCCGTGATGTGTACATCAGGGCCGATCTGGCGGAAGTGAATGCCGACCAGTGGTTGCCGCTGCTCGGCGAAAAAACGACCGATGCCCCGGAATTTCTCGCGCGTGTCAGCGCCAACGTGAATGCCTTGACCCTGTTCGATCGCCAGTTCGGAAAACTCGCCATTGATTTTTCCCGCCGGCGCGATATCTGGCAGGGCACGGTCCATGGCGCCGCCGTGGCCGGTTCCGTGAATTTTTCCGGCAAGGGCCCGACGTTGCGATATGAAATGGACCTGGCACACCTCAAGTTGCCGGACGCGCAGCACAAACGGAGCGACACTCCGACGGATCCGCGCCGCCTCCCGGCGGTGGTGTTGCGCAGCAAATCCTTCGAGTTGCGCGGCAAATCGCTGGGCGAACTCGATTTCCTGGCCGCACCCGACAATGACGGCTGGCGCATCGAGCGCTTCAACCTGGCGCGTCCCGACATGAAACTGAACGCCAACGGACGCTGGGATTTCGACGGCAAGAACCACGTGAGCCGGTTCAATATCGAATTCAGCAGTCCGGACATGGGCAAGACCATGGAGGCATTCGGTGCGCCGGATCAGCTGGCCGGCGGCGAGGCGCAGGTCAAGTCGCAGCTGTCGTGGTCGGGATCGCCGGCCAATCCGCAACTCGCGGCACTGAGCGGCAAGGTCGACGTGTCCGCGAAGAAGGGTCGTTTTCTGCAGGTGAAATCGGGCGCCGGCCGCCTGTTCGGTCTGCTCGACCTGAGCGCCATCGGCCGCTATCTCACTCTCGACTTCACTCCGGTGTTCGGCAAGGGACTGATCTATGACCGTATCCAGGGCGAGATAAAAATCGAAAAGGGCAATGCCTATACCAGCGGTTTTTCCATCCGCGGGCCGGCGACCCAGCTCGACATCGGCGGCCGCATCGGACTGGCGACGGAGGATTTTGATCTGGCGCTGGAGCTGCAGCCGAAAATCAGCGATACCGTGACGATCGCGACCTGGGGCGTGCTGGGGCCGCAGGTGGCGGCGGCGGTGCTCGCGGTGCAGAAGCTTTTCAAAAAGCAGATCGCCGCGGGTACCCGCATCACCTATGTGGTGAAGGGGCCGTGGGACAATCCGGTCATTACCAAACTGGTCAAGGGTGAAGCGTCCAACGCCCCCACCGAGCCGGGAAAAGCGGGTGATGAGGCCGGGGTTCAGTGA
- a CDS encoding glutamate-5-semialdehyde dehydrogenase, translating into MKTASKPAADADIQRYMQEVGQRARAAARVMARAETAAKDAALMAMAAEIERQRDALIAANRKDIDAGKAQGLDSAMLDRLELSAARIQSMAEGLRQIAALADPVGEITDLNYRPSGIQVGRMRVPLGVIGIIYESRPNVTADAAGLCLKSGNASILRGGSEAIHSNRAIAACIQTGLKQAGLPEDAVQVVETTDRAAVGELIRMKEYVDVIVPRGGKSLIERISAEATIPIIKHLHGVCHVYIDDKADLDKAVKVAFNAKTQRYGTCNTMETLLVARDVATKVLPVLGRMYQDQGVELRGCEATRKILAGIQAATEEDWHTEYLAPILSIRVVENVDAAMDHIAKYGSAHTDSIVTEDITRARRFLREVDSSSVMVNASTRFADGFEYGLGAEIGISTDKLHARGPVGLEGLTSVKFVVLGDGHIRK; encoded by the coding sequence ATGAAAACAGCCTCGAAACCAGCCGCCGACGCCGATATCCAGCGCTACATGCAGGAAGTCGGGCAACGCGCCCGCGCCGCCGCGCGCGTCATGGCGCGCGCCGAGACCGCGGCCAAGGATGCCGCCTTGATGGCGATGGCCGCCGAGATCGAGCGTCAGCGAGACGCGCTGATCGCGGCCAACAGGAAGGATATCGACGCCGGCAAGGCCCAGGGCCTCGACTCCGCCATGCTCGACCGCCTCGAACTGAGCGCAGCGCGCATCCAGTCCATGGCCGAGGGCCTGCGCCAGATCGCGGCGCTCGCCGATCCGGTGGGTGAGATCACCGATCTGAATTACCGCCCCTCCGGCATCCAGGTCGGGCGCATGCGCGTCCCACTCGGCGTGATCGGCATCATTTACGAATCGCGTCCGAACGTCACCGCCGACGCCGCCGGACTGTGCCTGAAATCCGGCAATGCCTCGATCCTGCGCGGCGGCAGCGAGGCGATTCATTCGAACCGTGCCATTGCCGCCTGCATCCAGACCGGGCTCAAACAGGCCGGTCTGCCGGAAGACGCGGTGCAGGTGGTCGAGACCACCGACCGTGCCGCCGTGGGCGAGCTGATCCGCATGAAGGAATACGTGGACGTGATCGTGCCGCGCGGCGGCAAGTCACTCATCGAGCGCATCAGCGCCGAGGCCACGATTCCCATCATCAAGCACCTGCATGGCGTGTGTCACGTTTATATTGATGACAAGGCCGACCTGGACAAGGCAGTCAAGGTCGCATTCAACGCCAAGACTCAGCGCTACGGCACCTGCAACACCATGGAAACGCTGCTGGTCGCGCGCGACGTGGCGACGAAAGTCCTGCCGGTGCTGGGCAGGATGTACCAGGATCAGGGCGTGGAGCTGCGCGGCTGCGAGGCCACGCGCAAGATTCTTGCCGGCATCCAGGCCGCGACCGAGGAGGACTGGCATACGGAATACCTGGCGCCGATTCTTTCGATCCGTGTGGTGGAAAACGTGGACGCGGCCATGGACCATATCGCCAAATACGGCTCGGCCCATACTGATTCCATCGTGACCGAGGACATCACCCGTGCGCGCCGTTTCCTGCGCGAGGTGGATTCGAGCTCGGTCATGGTCAATGCCTCGACGCGCTTCGCCGATGGCTTCGAATATGGCCTCGGTGCCGAGATCGGTATTTCCACCGACAAGCTGCATGCGCGCGGTCCCGTCGGCCTCGAGGGGCTGACGTCGGTGAAATTCGTCGTGCTCGGAGACGGGCACATCAGAAAATAG
- the rlmH gene encoding 23S rRNA (pseudouridine(1915)-N(3))-methyltransferase RlmH, protein MQIHIIAIGDRMPEWVETGYQEYAKRLPRECRLVLHEIPAGRRTKSADLRRLVEQEGARQLAAIPAGAHVVALDLSGKQLDTGALAADLKKRLGGGEHLALLIGGPEGLAPACLERAKERWALSKLTLAHPVVRVVLAEQLYRAWSIISQHPYHR, encoded by the coding sequence ATGCAAATCCACATCATCGCCATCGGTGACCGCATGCCCGAATGGGTTGAAACCGGATACCAGGAGTACGCCAAGCGCCTGCCGCGCGAGTGCCGCCTGGTGCTGCACGAGATCCCCGCCGGGCGGCGCACCAAGAGCGCCGATCTGCGGCGCCTCGTCGAACAGGAAGGCGCGCGCCAGCTGGCCGCCATTCCCGCCGGCGCGCATGTCGTGGCGCTCGACCTGTCAGGAAAACAGCTCGATACCGGGGCGTTGGCGGCGGATCTCAAGAAACGGTTGGGCGGTGGTGAGCACCTGGCCCTGCTGATCGGCGGTCCGGAAGGGCTGGCGCCGGCCTGTCTGGAACGCGCGAAAGAACGCTGGGCATTGTCTAAACTTACCCTGGCGCACCCGGTGGTGCGCGTGGTCCTGGCCGAGCAGCTGTATCGGGCGTGGAGTATCATTAGCCAGCACCCGTACCACCGGTAA
- a CDS encoding carbon-nitrogen hydrolase family protein — protein MTQLAAIQMTSGPRVPDNLEEAGRRIAAAAAAGARLVVLPENFALMPLDDADRLTAVEKDGSGPIQEFLAAQAKQHRLWIAGGTIPLAANDPGKVRAACLVFNDRGERVARYDKIHLFDVQLDNGETYRESSRFEPGNEVVVVETPYGKLGLAICYDLRFPELFRRLQEQGAEIFAVPAAFTAHTGKAHWEVLVRARAIENLVYVIAAAQDGRHVNGRETHGDSMIVNPWGEILARLPHGAGHAMAECDLARLQEVRRNLPSIRHRRLSS, from the coding sequence ATGACGCAGCTGGCAGCGATACAAATGACGTCCGGACCGCGGGTGCCGGACAATCTCGAGGAAGCCGGGCGCCGCATCGCCGCCGCCGCCGCGGCCGGCGCGCGGCTCGTGGTGCTTCCGGAGAATTTCGCGCTCATGCCGCTCGACGACGCCGACCGCCTGACGGCGGTTGAAAAGGACGGCAGCGGCCCCATTCAGGAGTTTCTGGCGGCGCAGGCGAAACAACACCGGCTCTGGATAGCGGGGGGAACGATCCCTCTGGCCGCGAACGATCCCGGAAAAGTGCGCGCCGCCTGCCTGGTATTCAACGACCGCGGCGAGCGCGTGGCGCGTTACGACAAGATTCATTTGTTCGATGTGCAACTGGATAATGGCGAGACCTACCGTGAATCGAGCCGATTCGAGCCCGGCAATGAAGTCGTCGTGGTCGAGACGCCGTACGGCAAGCTCGGGCTCGCCATCTGTTACGATCTGCGTTTCCCCGAGCTTTTCCGGCGCCTGCAGGAGCAGGGCGCGGAAATTTTCGCCGTGCCCGCGGCTTTCACCGCGCACACCGGCAAGGCCCACTGGGAAGTTCTGGTACGGGCGCGCGCCATCGAAAACCTGGTTTACGTCATCGCCGCGGCGCAGGACGGCCGCCACGTCAATGGCCGCGAAACCCATGGCGACAGCATGATCGTCAATCCCTGGGGAGAAATCCTGGCGCGGCTTCCGCACGGCGCGGGCCATGCCATGGCCGAGTGCGATCTTGCGCGTTTGCAGGAAGTGCGCAGGAATCTGCCGAGCATCCGGCACCGGAGACTGAGTTCATGA
- the nadD gene encoding nicotinate-nucleotide adenylyltransferase encodes MSKPLGILGGTFDPIHYGHLRPAQEVLRALDLAEVRVVPAANPPHRRAPLATAVQRLRMAELAVGEFPGLRVDDREIKRGGPSYTVLTLASLREELGDRPLCLLLGLDAFEGLESWHQWQRLPELAHIVVMTRPGWSLPAAEDLPTWARGRLAPAAGDLALASAGKLYFQTVTPQDISATRIREAIARSEPVDGLLPPAVLGYLRANRIYLNREN; translated from the coding sequence GTGAGTAAACCCCTCGGCATCCTTGGCGGCACGTTCGATCCCATTCATTACGGCCATCTGCGCCCCGCGCAGGAAGTGTTGCGCGCGCTCGATCTGGCGGAAGTGCGGGTCGTCCCGGCGGCGAATCCTCCGCACCGCCGCGCGCCGCTGGCCACGGCGGTACAGCGCCTGCGCATGGCCGAACTGGCGGTGGGCGAATTTCCCGGATTGCGCGTGGATGACCGCGAGATCAAACGCGGCGGGCCTTCGTATACCGTGCTGACGCTGGCATCCCTGCGCGAGGAACTCGGCGACCGTCCATTGTGCCTGTTACTGGGCCTGGATGCCTTCGAGGGCCTCGAAAGCTGGCACCAGTGGCAACGGCTGCCGGAACTGGCGCATATTGTCGTGATGACACGGCCGGGCTGGTCGTTGCCGGCCGCCGAGGACCTGCCGACATGGGCGCGCGGCCGTCTCGCGCCTGCCGCCGGCGATCTCGCCCTGGCCAGCGCGGGAAAGCTTTATTTTCAGACTGTGACGCCCCAGGATATTTCCGCGACGCGTATTCGCGAAGCCATTGCGCGCAGCGAACCGGTGGACGGGTTATTGCCGCCCGCCGTGCTCGGGTATCTGCGCGCCAACCGAATCTACCTCAATCGGGAAAACTGA
- the rng gene encoding ribonuclease G, with amino-acid sequence MSEEILINVTPQETRVAVVENGVLQEVYIERARSRGIVGNIYKGKVVRILPGMQAAFVDIGHDRTAFLHASDIRPVSGVENAGPVPPINELLQDGQEVIVQVLKDPIGTKGARLTMQITLPARYLVYLPYSRHIGISQKIGDEATRERLRALVKSALPEGAEEGGYILRTLAETAAEEEIETDIRYLRRVWVACQERIRSAPVLSLIHEDLPLALRAMRDLVRGNVEKIRIDSREVYTKAIDFGIEFIPEIAERIEHYPGERPIFDLYSVEDEIQKALDRKVMLKSGGYLILDQTEAMTTIDVNTGAYVGKRNLEETLFKTNLEAAQTIARQLRLRNLGGMIIIDFIDMAEAEHKRQVLRALERALARDRTKVYLTEMSPLGLVELTRKRTRESLEHVLCQPCPVCEGRGMLKTPQTVCYEIFREILREARQYGADGYLVLASQAVIDLLFDEEAGSMVKLQEFIGKPIQLKVEPLYTQEQYDVVLM; translated from the coding sequence ATGAGTGAAGAAATCCTCATCAACGTCACGCCCCAAGAAACCCGCGTAGCGGTCGTCGAAAACGGCGTGCTGCAGGAAGTCTACATAGAGCGCGCGCGCAGTCGCGGCATCGTCGGCAACATATATAAAGGAAAGGTGGTTCGTATCCTGCCGGGCATGCAGGCGGCGTTCGTTGACATCGGGCATGATCGCACCGCGTTTCTGCACGCCTCGGACATTCGTCCGGTTTCCGGCGTCGAGAACGCCGGCCCGGTGCCGCCCATCAACGAGCTGCTGCAGGACGGGCAGGAAGTGATCGTGCAGGTGCTGAAGGACCCCATCGGCACCAAGGGCGCGCGCCTGACCATGCAGATCACCTTGCCGGCGCGCTATCTGGTTTATCTTCCCTACAGCAGGCATATAGGCATTTCACAGAAGATCGGTGATGAGGCCACGCGCGAGCGCCTGCGGGCGCTGGTGAAATCGGCGTTGCCGGAAGGCGCCGAGGAAGGGGGCTACATCCTGCGTACCCTGGCCGAGACGGCGGCCGAGGAGGAAATCGAAACCGACATCCGTTATCTGCGCCGGGTGTGGGTCGCCTGCCAGGAGCGCATCCGCAGCGCACCCGTGCTCAGCCTGATCCACGAGGATCTGCCGCTGGCGCTGCGTGCCATGCGCGACCTCGTGCGCGGTAATGTCGAGAAGATCCGCATCGACTCGCGCGAGGTTTACACCAAGGCGATCGATTTCGGCATCGAGTTCATTCCGGAGATCGCGGAGCGGATCGAGCATTATCCGGGCGAGCGTCCGATCTTCGACCTGTATTCCGTCGAAGACGAGATCCAGAAGGCCCTCGACCGCAAGGTCATGCTCAAGTCCGGCGGCTACCTGATCCTGGACCAGACCGAGGCCATGACCACGATCGACGTGAACACCGGCGCTTACGTCGGCAAGCGCAACCTGGAAGAGACCCTGTTCAAGACCAACCTGGAAGCGGCGCAAACCATCGCGCGCCAGCTGCGACTGCGCAACCTGGGCGGCATGATCATCATCGACTTCATCGACATGGCGGAGGCCGAGCACAAGCGCCAGGTGCTGCGCGCGCTCGAGCGCGCGCTGGCGCGCGACCGCACCAAGGTCTACCTGACGGAAATGTCGCCGCTGGGTCTGGTGGAACTCACGCGCAAGCGCACGCGCGAAAGTCTCGAGCATGTGCTGTGCCAGCCCTGCCCGGTGTGCGAGGGACGCGGCATGTTGAAGACACCGCAGACGGTCTGTTATGAGATCTTCCGGGAAATCCTGCGCGAAGCGCGCCAATACGGTGCCGACGGTTATCTGGTGCTGGCATCGCAAGCGGTGATCGACCTGCTGTTCGACGAGGAGGCCGGCAGCATGGTGAAACTGCAGGAGTTCATCGGCAAGCCGATCCAGCTCAAGGTCGAACCGCTCTATACGCAGGAACAGTACGATGTCGTGCTGATGTGA